From the genome of Prionailurus bengalensis isolate Pbe53 chromosome D1, Fcat_Pben_1.1_paternal_pri, whole genome shotgun sequence:
TGTATATTTATTCCCTGTTTAATTTCCAGAGTGTATAAAGCAGTTTGTATGAGTTTATCTAAgaaagatttgttttcatttctcaggtaTAAAGATGAAacagagagatagaaggagagagaaagagggagacagggagagtgagagacagtcagagagagaggagagaaagagagagggagaagaaaaggagaagagaaatgacaTTTAACATTAACAGTATGAACACAGTTCTATAATTCTTATGCTTTCCTACAATAGATTTCCATAAACTATATTTAGATGTTCAATAGTTCAATTAGGAAAGTCAgtcaaaatgaataagaaaaataaatatccaacCTAAAGTAAGAAAATGAGGATGAatacaaaaacataatttaaatttatatttccttaataaaaggtaaaaagaattgaaagaaacaTAAATTGACTTATAAAGAGACATACATTTTCAAATCTCTTGGAAAGCAAATATCAGTTTATTTTCATTCGAAATATATTGTAAAATTTGTGAGGGTTCATTCCCTTGGATCATGTAGTTTCATGTTTCAGAGATAACGATGTGTGGGCAGTATGATAGaaagcaaaatttgaaaatgatGAGATATGGTCTCCTGAGTTAAAAACATACGAGTGTGAAACCAAACTACCTATACTCAGACCAGTTATCTGCTTTTGTTTCAGGTGTTActacttcagtttcctcttcctcgTGTGTAAAGTGGGCATTACAATATGGTTTTTACATAAAGGTCTAGCAAGATAAAATGAGACCAATAAACATCTCATTGTACCCTCTCTACCCATTTTTAGTATTTGAATTGTTAATATAACTATGAAGATTATTCTGCAACCTAGAAGGGACTTTAAGTGACAAATTATTaaagtaagattaaaaaatacaaactattttTCTGTCAGCTTTGGGACAACAATGTGGACTATTCCATGGGTCCCATCTTTCTATAGACAATGGAtttgagagaagggaaatatGCCTTTCCCgcatatatttctttctgttctccatCTCATTCCCAGAATCACATTATGCTAACAATCACTATTTTGGCAACTAAACCTCTTCACAAGACAGTAAAGTATAAAATTACTACTCATAGGAGCAGCAACTTGAATTTAactcttttctctgctttcctaTGCAGAAGCCTTGGAAAGATATGGCTCAGATAAATTGCACCCACGTAAAGGATTTTATTCTCACGGGCCTCACAGATCGAAAGGAATTAAAGACGCCCTTCTTTGTGGTTTTCTTATCTATCTACCTCTTCACAGTAGTTGGTAACCTCGGCTTGATCCTAGTCATTAGAACAGACTCAAGACTCAACACACCGATGTACTTCTTTCTTAGCAACCTGGCGTTTGTTGACTTTTGCTACTCTTCTGTCATTACACCCAAAATGCTTGGGAATTTCTTGTACAAACAAAATGTTATCTCCTTCAATGCATGTGCTGCTCAATTAGGCTGTTTCCTGGCCTTCATGACCGCTGAATGCTTGCTACTGGCTTCCATGGCCTATGACAGATACGTGGCCATTTGTAACCCTCTCCTCTACCTGGTTGTCATGTccccaggaatctgcattcaGCTTGTGGTTGTCCCCTACAGCTATAGCTTCCTGGTTGCACTATTTCATACTATCCTCACCTTTCGCCTCTCCTATTGCCACTCCAATGTCATCAATCATTTCTATTGTGATGACATGCCTCTCCTCAGGCTAACCTGCTCAGACACTCACTCCAAACAGCTATGGATCTTTGTCTGTGCTGGGATCAtgttcatttcttcccttctggTCGTCTTTGTCTCCTACACGTACATTATTTCTGCCATCCTGAGGATGCGCTCAGCTGAGGGCAGGCGCAAGGCTTTCTCCACATGTGGCTCTCACATGCTGGCGGTCACCATATTCTATGGGACCCTTATCTTTATGTACTTACAGCCAAGCTCAAACCATTCCCTAGACACGGATAAGATGGCCTCAGTCTTCTATACAGTGATCATTCCTATGTTGAACCCTTTGATCTACAGCCTTAGgaacaaggaggtgaaagatgCTCTGAAGAAAGTCATTGTCAATAGAAACCAGGCTTTGGTGTTCATTAAATTAAGGAAGTAACTTTAGTAAATCTAAACAGGATTTTCTTCATGGTCTGCTCTTTAAAAACTATCAGAATGTCTGTTTTTAATATGCAACTTCTGCATATGTGTTCACTGTAgaatgaaattttcaaaatattttcacttaaaatgagattttagaTGTGAAAACAACTGTAAGAATTTATACCCATTCTCATTTTGTAATGGAAAATGTATTAAGAATAATTAATTTTTGGTCCATAGAGAAGTACTGATTTTCTCaattctcaaataaatgaaaaagcctCTAATTATCTACATAACTAGTTGCAGGCAACACATGGACAAAAGTTCAGACTTTTCACCTCTCGGAAATTCCCAGTTCAGAAATCTCTGGCTACATTACCAGTATCCCACATAAAAAGCAATGATACAtggtataaatattctttttctgacttgctaatttcttagaaaaaatatgaCAATATAAAGCTGTTCCATATTATAATTTAGCATActgcatttattaaaaagaatagtaCTACATCCTAACTTTACTTTGTGACTGATTTAACACAACTTTCTACTGACCTGTAAGCCTGGCTTGGTCCCAAAAGACTCTTTTTGTAAAGAGCAgtaaactgctttttttttaagcctatgaGAGCTCActatattttttccaattatctaaattaaaaaataataataattaggcaGTTCAGGGATAGCATCCCAAGGGCATCATCCATTCCATATAAattccatataaatatatttaaaataatggaaacatCATAAACATTTGGCCAGTAGCAAGGATCATATGATTCATAGTGGGCAAACCTTCAGTAAGTTGGTCCTTGTTAATCAAGGTATAGCTTAAAACAAAAGGAACCCATTGGACAATGTAGCCTGTGTGTGGGCTTTCACTAGCTTATCAATTAAATGAGGACAATGATACTCATTTTGGAGTCTTCTTAAGGATTAAACAACATGGAAAGCGTAACCGTCAATAATGGGTACTTGtatatcttccttccttctatgaACCTAAAGACCTGAGTTCTAGTTCCAGCTGTACTGATGAACTTGAGGGGGCAATATATAAATAAGGATTACCACACACAACTGATAACTgtgatatagatacatagatatagatacagatgtatagattatataatatctatatacagatattacatataatatacaatagatatagatatagatatgcatGCATCTGTTTCAAATAAATGCaacaataattttataatgtttaatgaCAAAGAGAATGATTTTTAGTTTGCCACTCATgcaaatcattaaatattttttttcagtctaggGCTCATATTAATGCTTAATGACAAAAAACTAGGATGTTATTAAGAGCTAGAGAGAGATCATATTTAAACTTGCCTTAGGTCAGGGTTCACTTTTGATCTTACTATACATTTTGATGGATCATAGAGATACAGGGCTACTCTGATCCAAGGTTCTCAAAAGTTTCTTCCTTATCTTTTCATGAAACACATTCATCTACTATTTGAACATTTCAGTggctccctgtttttttttttgttttgttttacaaaactcCTGCAGCAGACTGTGAGTCCATGTTCTATATACCAAAAGCCTATCATTAACATCTTTGACTTCACAATCTCCTGCCTTGGCAAGCTGGTGCGTTCACTGTGCCACCACTGTGCTATTAAAAAGCATGGATTGAGGGAGCTaactagctcagtcagtagagcatgtaactcttaatctcatggttgtgagttcggatccccatgttgggtgtagagtatACTAAAACAgaaccaaacaacaaaacaaaacaaaacaaaacaaacacggATTCTTTGTAGTCTACAAACCCAAATGTGAATAGTGGGTctaacatttgctgaatgaaaagaCCTTAGACAATTTAGTATGCTTAcatatgcctcagtttcctcagcagttaagaagatgaaaaaagtaTTGATGAATCAATCTATTACCATAGGATTTTAAAagtcaaaggataaaaaaaattcagaataaaaaccttttttaaactGACAATATTTAGATTTcctactcttctttttaaaatgttaaacattcaGAAAACTATATAAAGTGAAGTTTAAGAActtcagattaaaagtgaagatttgtcatataattttaatatgagGAAAAATAGTTACCATGATTTTCACTTAGAATTTGATGATTTTGTAAATTAGTTTTGTCCTCTTTGAGGAgaagtgtttttaatttgttaacaaATTATTCCACCGTGGCAAcatattataatgaaatatttccccccaaaatgtggGATTATGAAGGTATTTATAGTGGTAAATGATTAGAAACACTTCACACATCCAAATGGGCACCAGATAAACACAAATTACAGGAATAACtaatatgaaaaattaagttGTCAGTCCTTAGAAACATGGAATGCATGGTAAAACGGAAACGTACATTTGAAATTGAAATCAAGTTTAATGAAGTAGTGTATAGTGCGAAATGTAAAGGATGGTCAAAAtgaataggaaggaagaaaaggccaCAATACCATCTCACAGAtataaccactgttaacattgcGATATCTATGGTTTGCATAGTTTTCCTCCGTGTGTGAAGGATCTGTAGGTCATTATGTGATGTGTGTCTACAGAAATCACTTATGACTATATAACCTGTTTAGCACACTGCCCTCTTTTAACATTGTGAACACTTGTCAATATCACAGGGAGCgccggagtggctcagtccgttgaacgtctgacttcggctcaggtcctgatctcactcacagtcggtgggtttgagccccgcatggggctctgtgctgacagctcagagcctggagcctgttttggattctgtgtctctctctctctgcccctcccacactgaccctctgt
Proteins encoded in this window:
- the LOC122482785 gene encoding olfactory receptor 1044, with translation MAQINCTHVKDFILTGLTDRKELKTPFFVVFLSIYLFTVVGNLGLILVIRTDSRLNTPMYFFLSNLAFVDFCYSSVITPKMLGNFLYKQNVISFNACAAQLGCFLAFMTAECLLLASMAYDRYVAICNPLLYLVVMSPGICIQLVVVPYSYSFLVALFHTILTFRLSYCHSNVINHFYCDDMPLLRLTCSDTHSKQLWIFVCAGIMFISSLLVVFVSYTYIISAILRMRSAEGRRKAFSTCGSHMLAVTIFYGTLIFMYLQPSSNHSLDTDKMASVFYTVIIPMLNPLIYSLRNKEVKDALKKVIVNRNQALVFIKLRK